The Proteus vulgaris genome contains a region encoding:
- the merC gene encoding organomercurial transporter MerC — protein sequence MGLMTRIADKTGALGSVVSAMGCAACFPALASFGAAIGLGFLSQYEGLFISRLLPLFAALAFLANALGWFSHRQWLRSLLGMIGPAIVFAATVWLLGNWWTANLMYVGLALMIGVSIWDFVSPAHRRCGPDGCELPAKRL from the coding sequence ATGGGACTGATGACACGCATTGCCGATAAAACCGGCGCGCTCGGCAGCGTCGTTTCCGCGATGGGCTGCGCCGCCTGCTTTCCAGCCCTCGCCAGCTTCGGCGCGGCCATCGGGCTGGGCTTCTTGAGCCAGTACGAGGGACTGTTCATCAGCCGCCTGCTGCCGCTGTTTGCCGCGCTGGCCTTCCTGGCGAACGCGCTGGGTTGGTTCAGTCATCGGCAATGGCTGCGCAGTCTGCTCGGCATGATCGGCCCGGCCATCGTGTTTGCGGCCACGGTCTGGCTGCTCGGCAACTGGTGGACGGCGAACCTGATGTACGTCGGCCTGGCCTTGATGATTGGGGTGTCGATCTGGGACTTCGTGTCGCCGGCGCATCGCCGTTGCGGACCGGACGGCTGCGAACTCCCCGCCAAGCGCTTGTGA
- the merA gene encoding mercury(II) reductase, giving the protein MSTLKITGMTCDSCAVHVKDALEKVPGVQSADVSYAKGSAKLAIEVGTSPDALTAAVAGLGYRATLADAPSVSTPGGLLDKMRDLLGRNDKTGSSGALHIAVIGSGGAAMAAALKAVEQGARVTLIERGTIGGTCVNVGCVPSKIMIRAAHIAHLRRESPFDGGIAATTPTIQRTALLAQQQARVDELRHAKYEGILEGNPAITVLHGSARFKDNRNLIVQLNDGGERVVAFDRCLIATGASPAVPPIPGLKDTPYWTSTEALVSETIPKRLAVIGSSVVALELAQAFARLGAKVTILARSTLFFREDPAIGEAVTAAFRMEGIEVREHTQASQVAYINGEGDGEFVLTTAHGELRADKLLVATGRAPNTRKLALDATGVTLTPQGAIVIDPGMRTSVEHIYAAGDCTDQPQFVYVAAAAGTRAAINMTGGDAALNLTAMPAVVFTDPQVATVGYSEAEAHHDGIKTDSRTLTLDNVPRALANFDTRGFIKLVVEEGSGRLIGVQAVAPEAGELIQTAALAIRNRMTVQELADQLFPYLTMVEGLKLAAQTFNKDVKQLSCCAG; this is encoded by the coding sequence ATGAGCACTCTCAAAATCACCGGCATGACTTGCGACTCGTGCGCAGTGCATGTCAAGGACGCCCTGGAGAAAGTGCCCGGCGTGCAATCAGCGGATGTCTCCTACGCCAAGGGCAGCGCCAAGCTCGCCATTGAGGTCGGCACGTCACCCGACGCGCTGACGGCCGCTGTAGCTGGACTCGGTTATCGGGCCACGCTGGCCGATGCCCCCTCAGTTTCGACGCCGGGCGGATTGCTCGACAAGATGCGCGATCTGCTGGGCAGAAACGACAAGACGGGTAGCAGCGGCGCATTGCATATCGCCGTCATCGGCAGCGGCGGGGCCGCGATGGCAGCGGCGCTGAAGGCCGTCGAGCAAGGCGCACGTGTCACGCTGATCGAGCGCGGCACCATCGGCGGCACCTGCGTCAATGTCGGTTGTGTGCCGTCCAAGATCATGATCCGCGCCGCCCATATCGCCCATCTGCGCCGGGAAAGCCCGTTCGATGGCGGCATCGCCGCTACCACGCCGACCATCCAGCGCACGGCGCTGCTGGCCCAGCAGCAGGCCCGCGTCGATGAACTGCGCCACGCCAAGTACGAAGGCATCTTGGAGGGCAATCCGGCGATCACTGTGCTGCACGGCTCCGCCCGCTTTAAGGACAATCGCAACCTGATCGTGCAACTCAACGACGGCGGCGAGCGCGTGGTGGCATTCGACCGCTGCCTGATCGCCACCGGCGCGAGCCCGGCCGTGCCGCCGATTCCCGGCCTGAAAGACACTCCGTACTGGACTTCCACTGAAGCGCTGGTCAGCGAGACGATTCCTAAGCGCCTGGCCGTGATTGGCTCATCAGTGGTGGCGCTGGAGCTGGCGCAGGCGTTCGCCCGACTCGGAGCGAAGGTGACGATCCTGGCTCGCAGCACGCTGTTCTTCCGCGAAGACCCAGCTATAGGCGAAGCCGTCACGGCCGCATTCCGCATGGAGGGCATCGAGGTGAGGGAACACACCCAGGCCAGCCAGGTCGCGTATATCAATGGTGAAGGGGACGGCGAATTCGTGCTCACCACGGCGCACGGCGAACTGCGCGCCGACAAGCTGCTGGTCGCCACCGGCCGCGCGCCCAACACACGCAAGCTGGCACTGGATGCGACGGGCGTCACGCTCACCCCGCAAGGCGCTATCGTCATCGACCCCGGCATGCGTACAAGCGTGGAACACATCTACGCCGCAGGCGACTGCACCGACCAGCCGCAGTTCGTCTATGTGGCGGCAGCGGCCGGCACTCGCGCCGCGATCAACATGACCGGCGGTGACGCGGCCCTGAACCTGACCGCGATGCCGGCCGTGGTGTTCACCGACCCGCAAGTGGCGACCGTAGGCTACAGCGAGGCGGAAGCGCACCATGACGGCATCAAAACTGATAGTCGCACGCTAACGCTGGACAACGTGCCGCGCGCGCTCGCCAACTTCGACACGCGCGGCTTCATCAAACTGGTGGTTGAAGAAGGCAGCGGACGACTGATCGGCGTGCAGGCAGTGGCCCCGGAAGCGGGCGAACTGATCCAGACGGCCGCACTGGCGATTCGCAACCGGATGACGGTGCAGGAACTGGCCGACCAGTTGTTCCCCTACCTGACGATGGTCGAAGGGTTGAAGCTCGCGGCGCAGACCTTCAACAAGGATGTGAAGCAGCTTTCCTGCTGCGCCGGGTGA
- the merD gene encoding mercury resistance co-regulator MerD, translating into MSAYTVSQLAHNAGVSVHIVRDYLVRGLLRPVACTTGGYGVFDDAALQRLCFVRAAFEAGIGLDALARLCRALDAADGAQAAAQLAVLRQLVERRRAALAHLDAQLASMPAERAHEEALP; encoded by the coding sequence ATGAGCGCCTACACGGTATCGCAACTGGCCCATAACGCTGGGGTGAGCGTACATATCGTGCGCGACTACCTGGTGCGCGGCTTGTTACGGCCGGTGGCCTGCACCACGGGCGGCTACGGCGTGTTCGACGATGCGGCCTTGCAACGGCTGTGCTTCGTGCGCGCGGCCTTCGAGGCGGGTATCGGCCTGGATGCCCTGGCGCGGCTGTGCCGTGCGCTCGACGCAGCGGACGGCGCACAAGCCGCAGCGCAGCTTGCCGTGCTGCGCCAGTTGGTCGAGCGGCGGCGCGCGGCGTTGGCCCATCTGGACGCGCAACTGGCCTCCATGCCAGCCGAGCGGGCGCACGAGGAGGCATTGCCGTGA
- the merE gene encoding broad-spectrum mercury transporter MerE, whose protein sequence is MNAPDKLPPETRQPVSGYLWGALAVLTCPCHLPILAAVLAGTTAGAFLGEHWGVAALALTGLFVLAVTRLLRAFRGGS, encoded by the coding sequence GTGAACGCCCCTGACAAACTGCCGCCCGAGACGCGCCAACCCGTTTCCGGCTACCTGTGGGGTGCGCTGGCCGTGTTGACCTGCCCCTGCCATCTGCCGATTCTCGCCGCCGTGCTGGCCGGGACGACCGCCGGTGCCTTCCTTGGCGAGCATTGGGGTGTTGCCGCGCTCGCGCTGACCGGCTTGTTCGTTCTGGCCGTAACGCGGCTGCTGCGCGCCTTCCGGGGCGGATCATGA
- a CDS encoding EAL domain-containing protein produces MAQAAARGQLDLHYQPLVDLRDHRIAGAEALMRWRHPRLGLLPPGQFLPLAESFGLMPEIGAWVLGEACRQMHKWQGPAWQPFRLAINVSASQVGPTFDDEVKRVLADMALPAELLEIELTESVAFGNPALFASFDALRAIGVRFAADDFGTGYSCLQHLKCCPITTLKIDQSFVARLPDDARDQTIVRAVIQLAHGLGMDVIFRRRLHQLIGRNGCCAASS; encoded by the coding sequence TTGGCGCAGGCGGCGGCGCGCGGACAGCTTGACCTGCATTACCAGCCGCTGGTCGATCTGCGCGATCACCGGATCGCTGGCGCGGAAGCGTTGATGCGCTGGCGGCATCCGAGGCTTGGCCTGTTGCCGCCCGGCCAGTTCCTGCCGCTGGCCGAGTCGTTCGGCCTGATGCCGGAAATAGGCGCGTGGGTGCTGGGCGAGGCCTGTCGCCAGATGCACAAGTGGCAAGGACCGGCATGGCAACCGTTCCGTCTTGCCATCAATGTGTCCGCCAGCCAGGTTGGGCCAACGTTCGACGACGAGGTAAAGCGGGTGCTGGCCGATATGGCCCTGCCCGCCGAGCTTCTGGAGATCGAACTGACCGAATCGGTCGCATTCGGCAATCCAGCCCTGTTCGCCAGTTTCGACGCCTTGCGCGCCATCGGCGTGCGCTTCGCCGCCGACGACTTCGGCACCGGCTATTCCTGCCTGCAACATCTGAAATGCTGCCCCATCACCACATTGAAAATCGACCAATCCTTTGTCGCCAGGCTCCCGGATGATGCCCGTGACCAAACTATCGTGCGGGCGGTGATCCAGCTCGCGCACGGGCTGGGCATGGATGTCATTTTCAGAAGACGACTGCACCAGTTGATTGGGCGTAATGGCTGTTGTGCAGCCAGCTCCTGA
- a CDS encoding Mu transposase C-terminal domain-containing protein produces MATDTPRIPEQGVATLPDEAWERARRRAEIISPLAQSETVGHEAADMAAQALGLSRRQVYVLIRRARQGSGLVTDLVPGQSGGGKGKGRLPEPVERVIHELLQKRFLTKQKRSLAAFHREVTQVCKAQKLRVPARNTVALRIASLDPRKVIRRREGQDAARDLQGVGGEPPAVTAPLEQVQIDHTVIDLIVVDDRDRQPIGRPYLTLAIDVFTRCVLGMVVTLEAPSAVSVGLCLVHVACDKRPWLEGLNVEMDWQMSGKPLLLYLDNAAEFKSEALRRGCEQHGIRLDYRPLGQPHYGGIVERIIGTAMQMIHDELPGTTFSNPDQRGDYDSENKAALTLRELERWLTLAVGTYHGSVHNGLLQPPAARWAEAVARVGVPAVVTRATSFLVDFLPILRRTLTRTGFVIDHIHYYADALKPWIARRERWPSFLIRRDPRDISRIWVLEPEGQHYLEIPYRTLSHPAVTLWEQRQALAKLRQQGREQVDESALFRMIGQMREIVTSAQKATRKARRDADRRQHLKTSARPDKPVPPDTDIADPQADNLPPAKPFDQIEEW; encoded by the coding sequence ATGGCGACGGACACCCCACGGATTCCAGAACAAGGCGTGGCCACTCTGCCTGATGAGGCTTGGGAGCGTGCGCGCCGTCGTGCGGAGATCATCAGTCCGTTGGCGCAGTCGGAGACGGTCGGGCACGAAGCGGCCGATATGGCGGCTCAGGCGCTGGGCTTGTCTCGGCGCCAGGTATACGTTCTGATCCGGCGTGCCCGGCAAGGCAGCGGCCTCGTGACGGATCTGGTGCCCGGCCAGTCCGGTGGAGGTAAAGGTAAGGGGCGCTTGCCGGAACCGGTCGAGCGCGTCATCCACGAGCTACTGCAAAAGCGGTTCCTGACCAAGCAGAAGCGCAGCCTAGCGGCCTTTCACCGCGAAGTCACTCAGGTGTGCAAGGCTCAAAAACTGCGAGTGCCGGCGCGCAATACCGTGGCCTTACGGATCGCTAGCCTTGACCCGCGCAAGGTCATCCGCCGGCGGGAAGGCCAGGATGCCGCTCGTGACCTACAAGGTGTGGGCGGCGAGCCTCCTGCCGTGACCGCGCCGCTGGAGCAGGTGCAGATAGACCATACGGTCATCGACCTGATCGTGGTCGATGACCGCGACCGGCAACCTATTGGCCGCCCGTACCTGACCCTCGCCATCGACGTGTTCACCCGCTGCGTGCTCGGCATGGTCGTCACGCTGGAAGCGCCGTCTGCCGTTTCGGTTGGCCTGTGCCTCGTGCATGTCGCCTGCGACAAGCGCCCTTGGCTGGAAGGACTGAACGTGGAAATGGATTGGCAGATGAGCGGCAAGCCCTTGCTGCTCTACCTAGACAACGCGGCCGAGTTCAAGAGCGAGGCCCTGCGCCGGGGTTGCGAGCAGCATGGCATCCGGCTGGACTATCGCCCGCTGGGACAGCCGCACTATGGCGGCATCGTGGAACGGATCATCGGCACGGCGATGCAGATGATTCACGACGAACTGCCGGGAACGACCTTCTCCAACCCTGACCAGCGCGGCGACTACGATTCCGAAAACAAGGCCGCCCTGACGCTGCGCGAGCTAGAGCGCTGGCTCACATTGGCGGTCGGCACCTACCACGGTTCGGTGCACAACGGCCTGCTCCAACCGCCGGCCGCGCGCTGGGCCGAGGCCGTGGCGCGTGTCGGCGTACCGGCCGTCGTCACACGCGCTACTTCGTTCCTGGTCGATTTTCTGCCGATCCTCCGGCGCACGCTGACCCGCACCGGCTTTGTCATCGACCACATCCACTACTACGCCGATGCGCTCAAGCCGTGGATTGCGCGGCGTGAACGCTGGCCGTCCTTTCTGATCCGGCGCGATCCGCGCGACATCAGCCGTATCTGGGTCCTGGAACCGGAGGGACAGCATTACCTGGAAATTCCCTACCGTACCTTGTCGCATCCGGCTGTCACCCTCTGGGAACAACGGCAGGCGCTGGCGAAACTGCGGCAGCAAGGGCGCGAACAGGTGGATGAGTCGGCGCTGTTCCGCATGATCGGCCAGATGCGTGAGATTGTGACCAGCGCGCAGAAGGCCACACGCAAGGCGCGGCGTGACGCGGATCGCCGCCAGCACCTCAAGACATCAGCTCGGCCGGACAAGCCCGTTCCGCCGGATACGGATATTGCCGACCCGCAGGCAGACAACTTGCCACCCGCCAAACCGTTCGACCAGATTGAGGAGTGGTAG
- a CDS encoding TniB family NTP-binding protein — protein MDEYPIIDLSHLLPAAQGLARLPADERIQRLRADRWIGYPRAVEALNRLEALYAWPNKQRMPNLLLVGPTNNGKSMIVEKFRRTHPASSDADQEHIPVLVVQMPSEPSVIRFYVALLAAMGAPLRPRPRLPEMEQLALALLRKVGVRMLVIDELHNVLAGNSVNRREFLNLLRFLGNELRIPLVGVGTRDAYLAIRSDDQLENRFEPMMLPVWEANDDCCSLLASFAASLPLRRPSPIATLDMARYLLTRSEGTIGELAHLLMAAAIVAVESGEEAINHRTLSMACRQPLAQPRHRGRTASDLEATGPSHPDMDLDARTDVRFRVLGVLR, from the coding sequence GTGGACGAATATCCCATCATCGACCTGTCCCACCTGCTGCCGGCGGCCCAGGGCTTGGCCCGTCTTCCGGCGGACGAGCGCATCCAGCGCCTTCGCGCCGACCGCTGGATCGGCTATCCGCGCGCAGTCGAGGCGCTGAACCGGCTGGAAGCCCTTTATGCGTGGCCAAACAAGCAACGCATGCCCAACCTGCTGCTGGTTGGCCCGACCAACAATGGCAAGTCGATGATCGTCGAGAAGTTCCGCCGCACCCACCCGGCCAGCTCCGACGCCGACCAGGAGCACATCCCGGTGTTGGTCGTGCAGATGCCGTCCGAGCCGTCCGTGATCCGCTTCTACGTCGCGCTGCTCGCCGCGATGGGCGCGCCGCTGCGCCCACGCCCACGGTTGCCGGAAATGGAGCAACTGGCTCTGGCACTGCTGCGCAAGGTCGGCGTGCGCATGCTGGTGATCGACGAGCTGCACAACGTGCTGGCCGGCAACAGCGTCAACCGCCGGGAATTCCTCAACCTGCTGCGCTTCCTCGGCAACGAACTGCGCATCCCGTTGGTTGGGGTAGGCACGCGCGACGCCTACCTAGCCATCCGCTCCGATGACCAGTTGGAAAATCGCTTCGAGCCGATGATGCTGCCGGTATGGGAGGCCAACGACGATTGCTGCTCACTGCTGGCCAGCTTCGCCGCTTCGCTCCCGCTGCGCCGGCCTTCCCCAATTGCCACGCTGGACATGGCTCGCTACCTGCTCACACGCAGCGAGGGCACCATAGGGGAACTGGCGCACTTGCTGATGGCGGCGGCCATCGTCGCCGTGGAGAGCGGCGAGGAAGCGATCAACCATCGCACACTCAGCATGGCCTGTCGACAACCTCTCGCGCAACCAAGACATCGCGGTCGGACTGCAAGTGATCTTGAAGCCACGGGCCCGTCCCACCCCGACATGGACCTCGATGCCCGAACGGACGTTAGATTTCGAGTTCTAGGCGTTCTGCGATGA
- a CDS encoding GNAT family N-acetyltransferase, protein MDSEEPPNVRVACSGDIDEVVRLMHDAAAWMSAKGTPAWDVARIDRTFAETFVLRSELLVASCSDGIVGCCTLSAEDPEFWPDALKGEAAYLHKLAVRRTHAGRGVSSALIEACRHAARTQGCAKLRLDCHPNLRGLYERLGFTHVDTFNPGWDPTFIAERLELEI, encoded by the coding sequence ATGGACAGCGAGGAGCCTCCGAACGTTCGGGTCGCCTGCTCGGGTGATATCGACGAGGTTGTGCGGCTGATGCACGACGCTGCGGCGTGGATGTCCGCCAAGGGAACGCCCGCCTGGGACGTCGCGCGGATCGACCGGACATTCGCGGAGACCTTCGTCCTGAGATCCGAGCTCCTAGTCGCGAGTTGCAGCGACGGCATCGTCGGCTGTTGCACCTTGTCGGCCGAGGATCCCGAGTTCTGGCCCGACGCCCTCAAGGGGGAGGCCGCATATCTGCACAAGCTCGCGGTGCGACGGACACATGCGGGCCGGGGTGTCAGCTCCGCGCTGATCGAGGCTTGCCGCCATGCCGCGCGAACGCAGGGGTGCGCCAAGCTGCGGCTCGACTGCCACCCGAACCTGCGTGGCCTATACGAGCGGCTCGGATTCACCCACGTCGACACTTTCAATCCCGGCTGGGATCCAACCTTCATCGCAGAACGCCTAGAACTCGAAATCTAA
- the sul1 gene encoding sulfonamide-resistant dihydropteroate synthase Sul1, with amino-acid sequence MVTVFGILNLTEDSFFDESRRLDPAGAVTAAIEMLRVGSDVVDVGPAASHPDARPVSPADEIRRIAPLLDALSDQMHRVSIDSFQPETQRYALKRGVGYLNDIQGFPDPALYPDIAEADCRLVVMHSAQRDGIATRTGHLRPEDALDEIVRFFEARVSALRRSGVAADRLILDPGMGFFLSPAPETSLHVLSNLQKLKSALGLPLLVSVSRKSFLGATVGLPVKDLGPASLAAELHAIGNGADYVRTHAPGDLRSAITFSETLAKFRSRDARDRGLDHA; translated from the coding sequence ATGGTGACGGTGTTCGGCATTCTGAATCTCACCGAGGACTCCTTCTTCGATGAGAGCCGGCGGCTAGACCCCGCCGGCGCTGTCACCGCGGCGATCGAAATGCTGCGAGTCGGATCAGACGTCGTGGATGTCGGACCGGCCGCCAGCCATCCGGACGCGAGGCCTGTATCGCCGGCCGATGAGATCAGACGTATTGCGCCGCTCTTAGACGCCCTGTCCGATCAGATGCACCGTGTTTCAATCGACAGCTTCCAACCGGAAACCCAGCGCTATGCGCTCAAGCGCGGCGTGGGCTACCTGAACGATATCCAAGGATTTCCTGACCCTGCGCTCTATCCCGATATTGCTGAGGCGGACTGCAGGCTGGTGGTTATGCACTCAGCGCAGCGGGATGGCATCGCCACCCGCACCGGTCACCTTCGACCCGAAGACGCGCTCGACGAGATTGTGCGGTTCTTCGAGGCGCGGGTTTCCGCCTTGCGACGGAGCGGGGTCGCTGCCGACCGGCTCATCCTCGATCCGGGGATGGGATTTTTCTTGAGCCCCGCACCGGAAACATCGCTGCACGTGCTGTCGAACCTTCAAAAGCTGAAGTCGGCGTTGGGGCTTCCGCTATTGGTCTCGGTGTCGCGGAAATCCTTCTTGGGCGCCACCGTTGGCCTTCCTGTAAAGGATCTGGGTCCAGCGAGCCTTGCGGCGGAACTTCACGCGATCGGCAATGGCGCTGACTACGTCCGCACCCACGCGCCTGGAGATCTGCGAAGCGCAATCACCTTCTCGGAAACCCTCGCGAAATTTCGCAGTCGCGACGCCAGAGACCGAGGGTTAGATCATGCCTAG
- a CDS encoding quaternary ammonium compound efflux SMR transporter QacE delta 1, which yields MKGWLFLVIAIVGEVIATSALKSSEGFTKLAPSAVVIIGYGIAFYFLSLVLKSIPVGVAYAVWSGLGVVIITAIAWLLHGQKLDAWGFVGMGLIIAAFLLARSPSWKSLRRPTPW from the coding sequence ATGAAAGGCTGGCTTTTTCTTGTTATCGCAATAGTTGGCGAAGTAATCGCAACATCCGCATTAAAATCTAGCGAGGGCTTTACTAAGCTTGCCCCTTCCGCCGTTGTCATAATCGGTTATGGCATCGCATTTTATTTTCTTTCTCTGGTTCTGAAATCCATCCCTGTCGGTGTTGCTTATGCAGTCTGGTCGGGACTCGGCGTCGTCATAATTACAGCCATTGCCTGGTTGCTTCATGGGCAAAAGCTTGATGCGTGGGGCTTTGTAGGTATGGGGCTCATAATTGCTGCCTTTTTGCTCGCCCGATCCCCATCGTGGAAGTCGCTGCGGAGGCCGACGCCATGGTGA
- a CDS encoding oxacillin-hydrolyzing class D beta-lactamase OXA-10 encodes MKTFAAYVIIACLSSTALAGSITENTSWNKEFSAEAVNGVFVLCKSSSKSCATNDLARASKEYLPASTFKIPNAIIGLETGVIKNEHQVFKWDGKPRAMKQWERDLTLRGAIQVSAVPVFQQIAREVGEVRMQKYLKKFSYGNQNISGGIDKFWLEGQLRISAVNQVEFLESLYLNKLSASKENQLIVKEALVTEAAPEYLVHSKTGFSGVGTESNPGVAWWVGWVEKETEVYFFAFNMDIDNESKLPLRKSIPTKIMESEGIIGG; translated from the coding sequence ATGAAAACATTTGCCGCATATGTAATTATCGCGTGTCTTTCGAGTACGGCATTAGCTGGTTCAATTACAGAAAATACGTCTTGGAACAAAGAGTTCTCTGCCGAAGCCGTCAATGGTGTCTTCGTGCTTTGTAAAAGTAGCAGTAAATCCTGCGCTACCAATGACTTAGCTCGTGCATCAAAGGAATATCTTCCAGCATCAACATTTAAGATCCCCAACGCAATTATCGGCCTAGAAACTGGTGTCATAAAGAATGAGCATCAGGTTTTCAAATGGGACGGAAAGCCAAGAGCCATGAAGCAATGGGAAAGAGACTTGACCTTAAGAGGGGCAATACAAGTTTCAGCTGTTCCCGTATTTCAACAAATCGCCAGAGAAGTTGGCGAAGTAAGAATGCAGAAATACCTTAAAAAATTTTCCTATGGCAACCAGAATATCAGTGGTGGCATTGACAAATTCTGGTTGGAAGGCCAGCTTAGAATTTCCGCAGTTAATCAAGTGGAGTTTCTAGAGTCTCTATATTTAAATAAATTGTCAGCATCTAAAGAAAACCAGCTAATAGTAAAAGAGGCTTTGGTAACGGAGGCGGCACCTGAATATCTAGTGCATTCAAAAACTGGTTTTTCTGGTGTGGGAACTGAGTCAAATCCTGGTGTCGCATGGTGGGTTGGGTGGGTTGAGAAGGAGACAGAGGTTTACTTTTTCGCCTTTAACATGGATATAGACAACGAAAGTAAGTTGCCGCTAAGAAAATCCATTCCCACCAAAATCATGGAAAGTGAGGGCATCATTGGTGGCTAA